In Nostoc sp. UHCC 0926, a single genomic region encodes these proteins:
- a CDS encoding DUF5331 domain-containing protein yields the protein MAFFHSFTDSIKQKWLQFFQNNRDWITLHMEVESVYTPDGGKRPPSYLILGVLNALEPKLAQLMLPFAKLNPDADTLIEVLDLHFDPDFALGNRFLINPEPEKYVEEAAVVIHQKPEDETLTHSHTNGFGSVAVVQELVILDSDEQSLGISELEETENAFGDISLSNGHDSKDESLQTSSLEADEFGEIGFDTTPAIELKLDDDQALEDSPLDENAFKDVLSDVWSDETALQKTEENNDFLGEELPAGVFDESEIARLFPNA from the coding sequence ATGGCTTTCTTTCACAGCTTTACAGATTCAATAAAGCAAAAGTGGTTGCAATTTTTCCAGAATAATCGGGACTGGATTACCCTGCACATGGAAGTGGAATCAGTGTACACCCCTGATGGTGGGAAGCGACCACCTTCTTACCTCATCCTGGGAGTTCTTAACGCCCTAGAGCCAAAGCTAGCGCAGTTAATGTTGCCCTTTGCCAAACTTAATCCTGACGCCGATACCCTGATTGAGGTGCTGGATTTGCATTTTGACCCAGATTTTGCTCTCGGTAACCGCTTCCTCATTAACCCAGAACCGGAAAAATACGTAGAAGAAGCAGCAGTTGTCATTCACCAAAAGCCCGAAGATGAAACATTGACACATTCTCATACAAACGGCTTTGGGTCGGTGGCGGTAGTTCAAGAGTTGGTAATCCTGGATTCCGATGAGCAAAGCCTGGGAATCAGCGAGTTGGAGGAAACCGAAAATGCCTTTGGCGATATTTCCTTATCCAACGGACACGACTCAAAAGATGAGTCTCTCCAAACCTCTAGTTTAGAAGCAGATGAGTTTGGGGAAATTGGCTTCGATACAACACCTGCAATCGAACTAAAGCTGGATGACGACCAGGCGCTTGAAGATAGTCCACTAGATGAGAATGCGTTTAAAGACGTGTTGTCAGATGTCTGGAGTGATGAAACAGCCTTGCAAAAGACTGAAGAAAATAACGATTTTTTAGGGGAAGAACTGCCAGCAGGCGTTTTTGATGAATCAGAAATTGCCCGTCTCTTCCCCAATGCTTAA